In a single window of the Prinia subflava isolate CZ2003 ecotype Zambia chromosome 3, Cam_Psub_1.2, whole genome shotgun sequence genome:
- the CHD4 gene encoding chromodomain-helicase-DNA-binding protein 4 isoform X9, whose translation MASGIGSPSPCSGGSDDDEMDILLNNALPQHPEPEEEPEEELLSEADTPKIKKKKKPKKLKEPKVPKLSKRQKKELGDSSGEGNEFVEEEEEVLRSDSEGSDYTPGKKKKKKLGPKKEKKNKAKRKEEEEEEEEDDDSKEPKSSAQLLEDWGMEDIDHIFTEEDYRTLTNYKAFSQFVRPLIAAKNPKIAVSKMMMVLGAKWREFSTNNPFKGSSGASVAAAAAAAVAVVESMVTNVDAVLPQPPVDVPLRKAKTKEGKGPNARRKPKASPRIPDIKKPKTKKVAPLKIKLGGFGSKRKRSSSEDDDLDVESDFDDASINSYSVSDGSTSRSSRSRKKLKAGKKKKKGEEDSTVAVDGYETDHQDYCEVCQQGGEIILCDTCPRAYHMVCLDPDMEKAPEGKWSCPHCEKEGIQWEAKEDNSEGEEILEDVVGDAEEEDDHHMEFCRVCKDGGELLCCDACPSSYHIHCLNPPLPEIPNGEWLCPRCTCPALKGKVQKILIWKWGQPPVGPAPPRPPDADPNAPPPKPLEGRPERQFFVKWQGMSYWHCSWVSELQLELHCQVMFRNYQRKNDMDEPPSGDFGGEEEKSRKRKNKDPKYAEMEERFYRYGIKPEWMMIHRILNHSVDKKGNVHYLIKWRDLPYDQASWESEDVDIQDYDLYKQAYWNHRELMRGEEGRPGKKLKKVKMRKLERPPETPTVDPTVKYDRQPEYLDVTGGTLHPYQLEGLNWLRFSWAQGTDTILADEMGLGKTVQTAVFLYSLYKEGHSKGPFLVSAPLSTIINWEREFEMWAPDMYVVTYVGDKDSRAIIRENEFTFEDNAIRGGKKASRMKKEAAVKFHVLLTSYELITIDMAILGSIDWACLIVDEAHRLKNNQSKFFRVLNGYSLQHKLLLTGTPLQNNLEELFHLLNFLTPERFHNLEGFLEEFADIAKEDQIKKLHDMLGPHMLRRLKADVFKNMPSKTELIVRVELSPMQKKYYKYILTRNFEALNARGGGNQVSLLNVVMDLKKCCNHPYLFPVAAMEAPKMPNGMYDGSALIRASGKLLLLQKMLKNLKEGGHRVLIFSQMTKMLDLLEDFLEHEGYKYERIDGGITGNMRQEAIDRFNAPGAQQFCFLLSTRAGGLGINLATADTVIIYDSDWNPHNDIQAFSRAHRIGQNKKVMIYRFVTRASVEERITQVAKKKMMLTHLVVRPGLGSKTGSMSKQELDDILKFGTEELFKDEATEGGDNKEGEDSSVIHYDDKAIERLLDRNQDETEDTELQGMNEYLSSFKVAQYVVREEEMGEEEEVEREIIKQEESVDPDYWEKLLRHHYEQQQEDLARNLGKGKRIRKQVNYNDGSQEDRDWQDDQSDNQSDYSVASEEGDEDFDERSEAARRPSRKGLRNDKDKPLPPLLARVGGNIEVLGFNARQRKAFLNAIMRYGMPPQDAFTTQWLVRDLRGKSEKEFKAYVSLFMRHLCEPGADGAETFADGVPREGLSRQHVLTRIGVMSLIRKKVQEFEHVNGRWSMPELAEIEENKKLSQPSSPSPKTPTPSTPGDTQPNTPAPVPPPEDGVKVEEGANAKEQGEPAEPEKELSASATETEAPMECAQPVETPPQEAKSPVNSTETDEKKVEETEVKERPDEPMEVESKADVEKVEDRAATENPPDPPIITLDEKDEKKDDDKRDVVMLQNGEMLKESVDERHKKAVKQRFMFNIADGGFTELHSLWQNEERAATVTKKTYEIWHRRHDYWLLAGIINHGYARWQDIQNDPRYAILNEPFKGEMNRGNFLEIKNKFLARRFKLLEQALVIEEQLRRAAYLNMSEDPSHPSMALNTRFAEVECLAESHQHLSKESMAGNKPANAVLHKVLKQLEELLSDMKADVTRLPATIARIPPVAVRLQMSERNILSRLANRSSEPPPPPPPQQVAQQQ comes from the exons AACCTGAAGAAGAGCCAGAAGAAGAGCTTCTATCAGAGGCTGACACTCCCAAAatcaagaagaagaagaagcccAAGAAACTGAAGGAACCCAAAGTGCCCAAGCTCAGCAAGCGTCAGAAGAAGGAG ctggggGACAGCTCTGGTGAGGGGAATGAGTTtgtggaggaagaagaggaggttCTGCGCTCTGACAGTGAAGGCAGTGATTATACTcctgggaagaagaaaaagaagaagttAGGAcccaagaaggaaaagaaaaacaaagccaagcgcaaggaggaggaggaagaggaggaagaagatgaTGACTCAAAG GAGCCAAAGTCAtcagctcagctcctggagGATTGGGGCATGGAGGATATTGATCACATCTTCACAGAGGAGGATTACCGCACACTCACCAATTACAAAGCTTTCAGCCAGTTTGTCAG GCCACTTATCGCAGCCAAGAACCCTAAAATAGCAGTGTCGAAGATGATGATGGTACTGGGAGCCAAATGGAGGGAGTTTAGCACAAACAACCCCTTCAAGGGAAGTTCAGGTGCatctgtggcagctgctgcagctgcagctgttgcAGTAGTCGAGAGTATGGTGACAAACGTGGATGCTGTCCTGCCGCAGCCCCCTGTAGATGTGCCACTCAGGAAAGCCAAGACAAAGGAGGGCAAAG GACCCAATGCCCGGCGGAAGCCAAAGGCCAGTCCTCGTATTCCTGATATCAAGAAACCTAAAACAAAGAAGGTGGCACCACTGAAAATCAAACTGGGAGGATTTGGTTCCAAGCGTAAAAGATCATCA AGTGAGGATGATGATCTGGATGTGGAGTCAGACTTTGATGATGCCAGCATCAACAGCTACTCTGTTTCAGACGGATCTACAAGCCGTAGTAGCCGCAGTCGCAAAAAACTCAAGgctgggaagaagaaaaagaaag GTGAGGAGGACTCCACAGTGGCTGTGGATGGCTATGAGACTGATCACCAGGACTACTGTGAGGtgtgccagcagggaggagaaatTATATTGTGTGATACCTGCCCTCGTGCCTACCACATGGTTTGCCTGGACCCAGACATGGAGAAAGCTCCAGAGGGCAAATGGAGCTGCCCACACTGT GAAAAAGAGGGCATTCAGTGGGAAGCAAAGGAGGATAACTCAGAAGGTGAGGAAATCCTGGAGGATGTAGTGGGGGAtgctgaggaagaggatgaCCATCATATGGAGTTCTGTAGAGTCTGCAAGGAtggaggagagctgctgtgctgtgatgCCTGTCCTTCATCCTATCACATCCACTGTCTGAACCCCCCACTGCCTGAGATTCCCAATGGAGAATGGCTGTGTCCTCGCTGCACT TGCCCAGCTTTGAAAGGAAAGGTGCAGAAGATCTTGATCTGGAAATGGGGTCAGCCCCCAGTTGGCCCCGCACCACCACGTCCACCTGATGCAGACCCTAACGCTCCGCCCCCCAAGCCTCTGGAGGGTCGGCCTGAAAGGCAGTTCTTTGTCAAATGGCAGGGCATGTCCTACTGGCACTGCTCCTGGGTGTCAGAGTTGCAG CTGGAGTTGCACTGCCAGGTCATGTTTCGTAACTACCAACGCAAAAATGATATGGATGAGCCACCCTCGGGAGACTttggaggggaagaggagaagagccgaaagaggaaaaacaaggaCCCCAAATATGCTGAGATGGAGGAGCGTTTCTATCGATACGGGATCAAGCCAGAGTGGATGATGATCCACAGGATCCTTAATCATAG TGTGGATAAGAAGGGGAATGTCCACTATTTGATTAAATGGAGAGACCTACCCTATGACCAGGCATCCTGGGAAAGCGAAGATGTGGACATTCAAGATTATGACCTCTACAAGCAAGCCTACTGGAATCACAG GGAGCTGATGCGAGGTGAAGAGGGCAGGCCCGGTAAGAAGCTAAAGAAAGTGAAGATGCGGAAACTGGAGAGACCCCCTGAGACTCCCACAGTAGAT CCAACAGTGAAATATGACCGGCAGCCGGAATACCTCGATGTAACAGGGGGCACCTTGCATCCCTACCAGCTGGAAGGGCTGAATTGGCTGCGCTTCTCATGGGCCCAGGGCACAGATACAATCTTGGCTGATGAAATGGGTCTGGGAAAGACTGTGCAGACAGCAGTATTCCTGTATTCCTTATACAAAGAG GGCCACTCTAAGGGTCCCTTCTTGGTGAGTGCACCACTGTCCACAATCATCAACTGGGAACGAGAATTTGAGATGTGGGCCCCGGATATGTACGTAGTGACCTACGTTGGGGACAAAGACAGCCGGGCCATCATCCGTGAGAACGAGTTCACTTTTGAGGATAACGCCATACGTGGAGGCAAAAAAGCATCCAGAATGAAG AAAGAGGCTGCTGTCAAGTTCCATGTGCTTCTCACCTCCTACGAATTGATCACAATTGATATGGCCATACTAGGCTCTATTGACTGGGCCTGTCTCATTGTGGATGAAGCTCACAGACTGAAGAACAACCAGTCTAAG TTCTTCCGTGTGCTGAATGGTTACTCCCTGCAGCACAAGCTGCTGCTTACAGGAACTCCCCTGCAGAACAACCTGGAGGAACTGTTCCACCTGCTGAACTTCCTGACGCCCGAGAGATTCCA TAACTTGGAGGGCTTCCTAGAAGAGTTTGCAGATATTGCCAAGGAAGATCAGATCAAGAAGCTGCATGACATGCTGGGCCCACATATGCTGAGGCGTCTCAAGGCTGATGTTTTCAAGAATATGCCATCTAAGACTGAACTCATTGTCAGAGTGGAGCTGAGTCCCATGCAGAA gaaaTACTATAAATACATTTTGACGAGAAACTTTGAGGCACTGAATGCACGGGGTGGTGGTAACCAAGTCTCATTGCTCAATGTTGTTATGGATCTGAAGAAATGCTGTAACCACCCCTACCTCTTCCCTGTGGCTGCTATG gaagCTCCAAAAATGCCAAATGGCATGTATGATGGTAGTGCCCTCATTCGAGCCTCTGGAAAGCTGTTGCTGCTCCAGAAGATGTTAAAGAACCTGAAGGAAGGAGGTCACAGGGTGCTCATATTCTCTCAG ATGACTAAAATGTTGGACCTTCTAGAAGATTTTTTGGAACACGAAGGGTACAAATATGAGCGGATTGATGGAGGAATCACAGGGAACATGCGTCAGGAGGCGATTGATCGCTTCAATG ctcctggagctcagcagttctgctttctgctttcaaCTCGAGCTGGGGGTCTTGGTATTAACTTGGCCACAGCAGATACTGTGATTATCTATGATTCAGACTGGAACCCCCACAACGATATCCAG GCCTTCAGCCGTGCACACAGAATTGGGCAGAACAAGAAAGTGATGATCTACCGCTTTGTGACAAGGGCCTCGGTGGAGGAGCGCATCACGCAGGTGGCCAAGAAGAAGATGATGCTAACTCATCTGGTAGTGAGACCGGGGTTGGGCTCCAAGACAGGCTCCATGTCCAAGCAGGAACTTGATGACATTCTCAAATTTGGCACTGAAGAGCTCTTCAAGGATGAGGCTACTGAGGGGG GGGATAACAAAGAAGGTGAGGACAGCAGTGTCATCCACTATGATGACAAAGCAATTGAGCGTCTGCTGGATCGGAACCAGGATGAAACAGAAGATACAGAACTTCAGGGCATGAATGAATATCTCAGCTCCTTCAAGGTGGCCCAGTATGTGGTTCGTGAGGAGGAGATGGGG gaggaagaggaggttgAACGGGAAATTATCAAGCAGGAGGAATCTGTGGATCCTGATTACTGGGAGAAACTTCTCCGTCACCATTATGAGCAACAACAGGAGGATCTGGCCAGGAATCTGGGCAAGGGCAAACGTATTCGCAAGCAAGTTAACTACAACGATGGCTCACAGGAGGATAGAG actGGCAGGATGACCAGTCAGATAATCAGTCAGACTATTCAGTTGCTTCTGAAGAAGGAGATGAGGACTTTGATGAGAGGTCTGAAG CAGCTCGTCGGCCTAGCCGCAAGGGCCTGAGGAATGATAAGGATAAGCCTCTGCCTCCCTTACTGGCCCGTGTGGGAGGGAACATTGAG GTGTTGGGTTTCAACGCTCGCCAGCGGAAAGCCTTCCTCAATGCTATCATGCGCTATGGAATGCCGCCTCAGGATGCCTTCACCACTCAGTGGCTTGTTCGGGACCTCCGTGGCAAGTCAGAGAAGGAGTTCAA GGCCTATGTGTCGCTGTTCATGCGCCATTTGTGTGAGCCTGGAGCTGACGGCGCAGAGACCTTTGCAGACGGGGTCCCACGGGAAGGGCTGTCCCGACAGCACGTCCTTACTCGCATCGGGGTCATGTCACTTATTCGCAAAAAG GTGCAGGAGTTTGAGCACGTGAACGGCCGCTGGAGTATGCCAGAACTGGCAGAGATAGAGGAGAACAAGAAACTTTCACAGCCCAGCTCACCCTCTCCCAAAACTCCAACCCCTTCGACGCCAGGGGATACGCAGCCAAACACACCTGCCCCTGTTCCTCCCCCTG AAGACGGAGTAAAAGTAGAAGAAGGAGCTAATGCTAAGGAGCAAGGAGAACCAGCTGAACCAGAGAAGGAGCTCAGTGCCTCTGCTACTGAAACAGAGGCCCCTATGGAG TGTGCTCAGCCTGTGGAGACACCGCCCCAGGAAGCAAAATCCCCAGTGAACTCCACAGaaacagatgagaaaaaagTAGAGGAAACGGAAGTGAAGGAAAGACCAGATGAACCAATGGAAGTAGAAAGCAAAG CTGATGTGGAGAAAGTGGAAGACAGAGCAGCTACTGAAAATCCCCCTGACCCTCCTATAATCACTCTGGATGAGAAAG ATGAGAAAAAGGACGATGATAAGAGAGACGTGGTGATGCTGCAGAATGGAGAGATGCTGAAGGAGTCAGTAGATGAAAGGCACAAGAAGGCAGTAAAGCAGCGCTTCATGTTCAACATAGCAGATGGTGGTTTCACTG AGCTGCACTCCCTCTGGCAGAATGAGGAGCGGGCTGCAACTGTCACCAAGAAGACGTACGAGATCTGGCACCGGCGCCATGACTACTGGCTCCTGGCTGGGATTATCAA TCATGGCTATGCCCGTTGGCAGGATATTCAGAATGATCCACGTTACGCCATCCTCAATGAGCCCTTCAAGGGTGAGATGAACAGGGGTAACTTCCTGGAAATAAAGAATAAGTTCTTGGCAAGGAGATTTAAG ctcctggagcaagCGCTGGTGATCGAGGAGCAGCTGCGGCGAGCCGCCTATCTGAACATGTCCGAAGACCCGTCTCACCCATCCATGGCTCTGAACACACGGTTTGCCGAGGTGGAATGCCTGGCTGAGAGCCACCAGCACCTGTCCAAGGAGTCGATGGCTGGGAACAAACCCGCCAATGCTGTGCTGCACAAAG TTCtgaagcagctggaggagctgttgaGTGACATGAAGGCCGACGTGACTCGTCTGCCTGCCACGATCGCCCGCATCCCCCCCGTGGCAGTGCGCCTCCAGATGTCGGAGCGCAACATCCTCAGCCGCCTGGCCAACCGCAGCAGCgagcccccgccgccgccccctccccaaCAA GTCGCCCAGCAGCAGTGA